A window of the Mucilaginibacter sp. cycad4 genome harbors these coding sequences:
- a CDS encoding DUF1573 domain-containing protein, with amino-acid sequence MKKILMICAVILGFAFTASAQDSGKAEFKFNEEKHDFGKIPQGTPVTTVFEFTNIGKEPLILTEVRPTCGCTIADYTKTPVKSGDKGTIKITYNAAAAAPFNKTIVVKSNAVTPEKYLNIVGEVVAKPAASK; translated from the coding sequence ATGAAAAAGATATTAATGATTTGCGCGGTAATATTGGGCTTTGCCTTCACCGCATCAGCACAAGATAGCGGAAAAGCTGAGTTTAAATTTAACGAAGAAAAGCATGATTTTGGTAAAATACCACAAGGCACTCCCGTTACTACCGTGTTTGAATTTACCAATATTGGTAAAGAACCACTTATTTTAACAGAAGTAAGACCAACCTGTGGCTGTACCATTGCCGACTATACAAAAACTCCTGTAAAAAGTGGCGATAAAGGCACAATCAAAATTACTTATAACGCTGCTGCTGCTGCCCCGTTTAACAAAACTATCGTAGTTAAATCAAACGCAGTAACACCCGAAAAATATTTGAACATTGTTGGTGAAGTTGTAGCTAAACCCGCGGCAAGCAAGTAG
- a CDS encoding thiamine pyrophosphate-dependent enzyme has protein sequence MPETTTRATSKFNTAELSFDDFKKIVIDDYRIGYESRQASLIGRREVLTGKAKFGIFGDGKEVAQLAMAKAFRAGDWRAGYYRDQTFMFATGMSNMKEFFAQLYANPDIEKDPASGGRQMNCHYATRFVNTDGSWVNQVETMNSSSDISTTAGQIPRLLGLAYASKLYRQNKELDYLKQFSINGNEVAFGSVGNGATSEGAFFETFNAGGVLQVPMAISIWDDAYAISVPANLQTTKEDISEILKGFQRENGSNGYEIFKVRGWDYIALCETYERAINICREEHVPVLIHVTEMTQPQGHSTSGSHERYKSRERLTWEDEHDCLLKMREWMITSAISTEIELEELEAEAKRYVRECQREAANELAVVIKSEIEEAAALIDAFAETVPDKKEAISALSAGLRSGIDAGRREIFSAIRKTLRLTTTENNVERQLLTEWLKVEKAKNTERYNSKLFTGTPESPLYVPVVDAIYSDDAKLIDGREVLNAAFDANFARDKSIVAFGEDLGAIGDVNQGFAGLQAKYGEIRITDTGIRETSIIGQGMGLAMRGLRPIAEIQYLDYLIYAITIISDDIASLSYRTMGGQKAPLIIRTRGHRLEGIWHSGSPMSVILGAMRGFHICVPRNMTQAAGMYNTLLRGDEPALVIECLNGYRLKEKLPANVGEFTVPLGKAEILREGNDITVVSYGSTLRIVQEASEELTAMGINIEIIDPQTLYPFDTENVCGISLKKTSKLLVVDEDLPGAGSAYILQKIMEGQNGYYALDAQPKTLTAKEHRPPYGSDGDYFSKPSVDDVVETIYAMMNEANPSKYPAIY, from the coding sequence ATGCCTGAAACTACAACACGCGCTACCAGTAAATTTAATACTGCCGAGCTCAGTTTTGATGATTTCAAGAAGATTGTTATTGATGATTACCGCATTGGTTATGAGAGCCGTCAGGCTAGTTTAATAGGCCGCAGGGAAGTACTAACGGGCAAGGCAAAGTTCGGTATTTTTGGCGACGGTAAAGAGGTTGCACAACTGGCAATGGCCAAGGCTTTTCGCGCCGGCGACTGGCGCGCGGGTTACTATCGCGACCAAACTTTTATGTTTGCTACCGGCATGAGCAATATGAAAGAGTTTTTTGCTCAGTTATATGCTAACCCCGATATTGAAAAAGATCCTGCATCAGGCGGCAGGCAAATGAATTGCCATTATGCCACACGTTTTGTGAATACCGACGGCAGCTGGGTTAACCAGGTTGAAACGATGAACAGTTCATCGGATATCTCAACAACTGCCGGCCAGATTCCCCGTTTGTTAGGTTTAGCTTATGCTTCAAAACTTTATCGTCAAAATAAAGAGCTGGATTACCTAAAACAGTTTTCGATTAATGGCAACGAGGTAGCTTTTGGCAGTGTTGGTAATGGGGCTACATCCGAGGGGGCGTTTTTTGAAACTTTCAATGCGGGTGGGGTATTACAGGTACCTATGGCCATCTCTATTTGGGATGATGCCTATGCTATTTCGGTGCCGGCGAACCTGCAAACTACCAAAGAAGATATTTCTGAAATATTAAAAGGTTTTCAGCGCGAAAACGGAAGCAACGGCTACGAGATCTTTAAAGTTCGTGGCTGGGACTATATCGCCCTTTGCGAAACTTACGAACGTGCCATTAATATCTGCCGTGAAGAACATGTGCCTGTACTGATCCACGTTACCGAAATGACCCAACCACAGGGACACTCAACGTCGGGCTCACATGAGCGTTATAAAAGCAGGGAACGCCTTACCTGGGAAGATGAGCACGATTGTTTGCTAAAAATGCGCGAATGGATGATTACATCGGCTATCTCGACCGAAATAGAACTGGAGGAGCTTGAAGCTGAAGCAAAAAGATATGTGCGCGAATGTCAGCGTGAGGCGGCTAATGAATTGGCTGTCGTAATAAAAAGCGAAATAGAAGAAGCTGCAGCATTGATCGATGCCTTTGCCGAAACAGTGCCGGATAAAAAAGAAGCAATATCAGCATTATCAGCTGGTTTGCGCTCCGGTATTGATGCCGGGCGTCGCGAAATCTTTTCAGCCATCCGCAAAACATTACGGTTAACTACTACCGAAAATAATGTTGAACGCCAGCTTTTAACAGAATGGTTAAAAGTTGAGAAAGCAAAAAATACAGAACGTTACAACTCAAAGCTGTTTACCGGAACCCCGGAATCACCTCTGTATGTACCTGTTGTGGATGCTATCTATAGCGATGATGCAAAGCTGATAGACGGAAGAGAAGTATTGAACGCCGCTTTCGATGCCAATTTTGCACGCGATAAGAGTATTGTTGCGTTTGGTGAAGATCTGGGTGCTATAGGCGATGTTAACCAGGGTTTTGCGGGTTTACAGGCAAAATATGGGGAAATCCGCATCACCGATACCGGCATTCGCGAAACAAGTATTATAGGGCAGGGAATGGGCCTGGCTATGCGTGGCTTAAGGCCAATCGCTGAGATCCAATACCTTGACTACCTGATCTATGCCATAACCATTATCAGCGATGATATTGCAAGTTTAAGCTATCGTACGATGGGCGGGCAAAAAGCTCCGCTGATTATTCGTACCCGTGGCCACCGCTTAGAAGGGATCTGGCATTCAGGTTCGCCAATGAGTGTTATTTTAGGAGCGATGCGTGGGTTTCACATTTGTGTGCCCCGTAATATGACCCAGGCAGCAGGTATGTACAATACGCTTTTAAGGGGTGATGAACCTGCGCTGGTAATAGAGTGCCTGAATGGTTATCGCTTAAAGGAAAAATTACCTGCCAATGTCGGCGAATTTACTGTACCGCTTGGTAAGGCCGAGATTTTGCGCGAAGGCAATGATATTACTGTGGTATCGTACGGTTCAACACTGCGCATAGTTCAGGAGGCATCCGAAGAGCTTACAGCAATGGGTATCAATATTGAAATTATTGATCCGCAAACTTTATATCCTTTTGATACAGAGAATGTTTGTGGCATTTCATTAAAGAAAACCAGCAAGTTGCTTGTAGTTGATGAGGATTTACCGGGTGCAGGTTCAGCTTATATCCTGCAAAAGATAATGGAAGGCCAAAATGGCTATTATGCACTTGATGCCCAGCCGAAAACGCTTACCGCAAAAGAGCACAGGCCGCCTTATGGTTCGGACGGTGATTACTTCAGCAAGCCATCTGTTGATGATGTTGTTGAAACCATTTACGCTATGATGAATGAGGCTAACCCGTCCAAATATCCTGCTATTTATTAA